The proteins below are encoded in one region of Puntigrus tetrazona isolate hp1 chromosome 5, ASM1883169v1, whole genome shotgun sequence:
- the ppil2 gene encoding RING-type E3 ubiquitin-protein ligase PPIL2 yields the protein MGKRQHQKDKMYITCTEYTQFYGGKKTEIPQANFRRLPFDHCSLSLQPFEYPMCTVEGVVFDLMSIVPWIKKYGTNPITGEKLEAKSLIKLNFSKNNEGKYHCPVLYTVFTNNSHIVANKVTGNVFSHEAVEQLNIKTKTYKDLLTDEAFTRQDLITLQDPTNLDKFNVSNFFHVKNNMKLLDPDEEKAKQDPSYHLKSTNLETRETLAELYRDYKGDELLASTMKEPETKKTDKLNAAHYSTGRVSASFTSTAMAPATTHEADAISDDAVRYQYVKKKGYVRLHTNKGDVNVELHCDKVPKAGENFIKLCKKGYYDGTVFHRSIRNFMIQGGDPTGTGTGGESYWGKPFKDEFRPNLSHTGRGILSMANSGPNTNKSQFFITFRSCTYLDRKHTVFGRVVGGLETLTAMENVESDPKTDKPKSEIKLLSATVFVDPYEEADAQIAAEREKEAQKQEEERAQTSASLIKAKTEDKPKTFRPGVGKYINMTATKHSHPDGDKPSTSEAPAKKPKGRTGFGDFSSW from the exons AAATCCCGCAAGCCAATTTCAGACGTCTGCCCTTTGATCACTGCAG TTTGTCTCTTCAGCCCTTTGAGTATCCCATGTGCACGGTGGAAGGCGTTGTTTTTGATCTAAT GAGCATAGTGCCATGGATTAAGAAGTATGGAACCAATCCCATAACTGGAGAG aAACTTGAGGCTAAATCCCTCATCAAGCTTAACTTCAGCAAAAACAATGAAG GGAAATACCACTGTCCTGTGCTTTACACAGTGTTCACAAACAACTCCCACATTGTTGCCAACAAAGTCACAGGAAATGTTTTCTCTCATGAG gcAGTGGAACAGCTCAACATCAAGACAAAGACTTATAAAGACCTGTTGACAGATGAAGCGTTCACTCGCCAGGATCTCATCACACTACAG GATCCCACAAATCTGGATAAATTCAATGTCTCCAACTTCTTCCATGTGAAAAACAATATGAAACTCCTCGATCCTG ATGAGGAGAAAGCCAAGCAGGACCCATCATACCATCTGAAAAGCACAAACCTGGAGACACGAGAAACGCTAGCAGAGCTCTACAGGGACTATAAAGGAGATGAGCTGTTGGCCTCCACTATGAAAGAGCcagaaaccaaaaaaacagaCAAGCTCAATGCC GCTCACTATTCTACTGGAAGAGTATCTGCCTCCTTCACATCTACAGCTATGGCTCCGGCCACCACCCATGAAGCAG ATGCTATTTCCGACGATGCCGTTCGATACCAGTATGTTAAGAAGAAAGGCTATGTCCGCCTGCACACAAACAAAGGAGACGTGAATGTGGAGTTGCACTGTGATAAG GTCCCTAAGGCTGGAGAAAACTTTATTAAACTGTGTAAGAAAGGATACTATGACGGCACAGTATTCCACCGCTCTATTAGAAATTTCATG attcaaGGAGGAGACCCTACAGGGACTGGTACAG GAGGAGAGTCTTACTGGGGGAAGCCGTTCAAGGACGAGTTCAGGCCCAATCTGTCTCACACGGGTCGTGGTATTCTGAGCATGGCTAACTCGGGACCCAACACAAATAAATCCCAGTT CTTCATAACATTTCGTTCATGCACATACCTGGACAGGAAACACACGGTGTTTGGAAG AGTGGTTGGTGGTTTAGAGACCCTCACAGCGATGGAGAATGTTGAAAGTGATCCGAAGACAGACAAACCCAAG TCTGAGATCAAACTGCTGAGCGCTACAGTATTTGTGGACCCGTATGAGGAAGCCGATGCACAG ATTGCAGCCGAGCGAGAGAAAGAAGCACAGAAACAGGAAGAAGAGAGAGCGCAAACCTCTGCTTCACTCATTAAGGCAAAAACAGAGGACAAGCCTAAAACCTTTAGACCAGGAGTGGGCAAATACATCAACATGACTGCCAc GAAACATTCCCACCCAGATGGTGACAAACCCTCCACCAGTGAAGCTCCTGCCAAGAAACCCAAAGGCAGAACAGGTTTCGGAGACTTCAGTTCCTGGTAG